A stretch of Drosophila kikkawai strain 14028-0561.14 unplaced genomic scaffold, DkikHiC1v2 scaffold_264, whole genome shotgun sequence DNA encodes these proteins:
- the LOC138929516 gene encoding uncharacterized protein has protein sequence MRSVIQQRGFCKSQITRAHNNALKFVDDIQSVDTIVVRLSQIQDNYLRFVRHSEELYAFQSESDWENPDDDFDAYEEKHYATHAILSNTLEELRRDQTSKNILATVQPADAPQRSHVDFQFERIKLPTFSGNYEDWKHFSDMFTDSIASNSSLTDCQRFHYLKSYLSGDALNLVKHIPVTNENYREAWDRLEQRYNKQSLIIRSFLNSFMTLPSATSTNLSTVRKLADGADEVIRGLRALDCEERDPWLIFILLSKLDTDTCQAWAQCAESEGKARREFLKTKKLCFNCLSPSHMAGNCTSRHTCRICRRKHHTLVHPGSAQPTQNGNYLERARTDSRDRPSTSQAASTIGQNQPPGQEIHQSGSLPPAENNFTHHTLENISAAGSQTLLPTILADVVDAWGNTTTCRLLLDTGSTITLASESFVQRIGVRRTHARISILGLAANSAGVTRGRAHIKLRSRHSDQTVELVSFILNSLTSSLPAQAIDTSSSTWKQICELPLADPTFCTPGSIDVIVGSDQLWSLYTGEQKCFGNDTPIALNTVFGWIIAGSYNACDDHLTSAVTHHADLDTMVRSFMEMDNIHPSQALLDANDPTERHFAATHTRLENGAYVVEYPFKEHAPPVDSTLPQAINRFHSLERKFRRSPDLKQQYEAFLDDYLRRGHMEQLTSAQMDESPETCFYLPHHAVIKLDSLTTKCRVVFDGSGKDSSGVSLNDRLQIGPPIQRDLLGVCLRFRQHPYVFCADIEKMFRGIQVFKPHTNYQRIVWRKNENEPLLHFRLLTVTYGLAPSPFLAVRVLKQLAEDHRHEFPAAAHALLHDAYVDDIPTGCNSFDELMILKNELIQLLDKAQFKLRKWSSNSWRLLKSLPEEDRCYEPIQLLNKSAADSPIKILGIQWNPGKDVMYLNIKECDPTISPTKRELLSQLSRIYDPLGLVAPVTVLLKLIFQESWTSVLQWDDPIPETLRSRWKALVEDLPTLTQCQVPRYIASPFQDVQLHGFADASAQAYGAHELLDRFRNCATLAFSSPTKLEHIRLQPNG, from the exons ATGCGGAGTGTGATTCAACAACGGGGCTTTTGTAAAAGCCAAATCACACGGGCGCATAATAATGCCCTAAAATTTGTGGATGACATTCAATCAGTGGACACAATTGTGGTGCGCCTGTCGCAAATTCAAGACAATTATTTGCGGTTTGTGCGACATTCGGAAGAGCTGTACGCCTTCCAATCGGAGTCGGATTGGGAGAATCCGGACGACGATTTTGATGCCTATGAGGAGAAACATTACGCTACACACGCCATCCTAAGCAACACTCTGGAGGAGTTACGGCGTGATCAGAcgtctaaaaatattttggccaCTGTGCAACCAGCAGATGCGCCCCAGAGGAGCCATGTGGATTTCCAGTTCGAGCGAATCAAACTCCCAACCTTTTCCGGGAATTATGAGGACTGGAAACATTTTTCGGATATGTTTACGGACTCGATTGCTTCCAATTCGAGCCTGACGGATTGTCAACGATTTCATTATCTCAAATCGTATCTATCCGGAGACGCCCTCAATTTAGTCAAACATATTCCTGTTACTAATGAGAACTATCGGGAGGCATGGGATCGGCTTGAGCAGCGATATAACAAACAATCGCTAATCATCCGATCATTCCTCAACAGTTTCATGACCCTTCCCAGTGCTACGTCTACTAATCTCAGCACAGTGCGGAAACTGGCCGATGGCGCAGACGAAGTTATTCGTGGTTTGCGAGCCCTTGACTGCGAAGAGAGGGATCCTTGGCTAATCTTCATCCTATTGTCAAAATTGGATACCGATACTTGCCAAGCTTGGGCGCAGTGCGCAGAATCCGAGGGAAAAG CTCGCCGGGAGTTTCTCAAGACGAAAAAGCTATGTTTCAATTGCCTCAGCCCAAGTCACATGGCGGGTAACTGTACATCGAGACACACTTGTCGGATTTGTCGCCGCAAGCATCACACCCTGGTTCACCCTGGCTCGGCGCAGCCAACTCAAAACGGTAACTACTTGGAGAGAGCCCGTACGGACAGCCGCGATCGTCCATCAACCTCACAAGCGGCATCTACGATCGGCCAGAATCAACCGCCTGGTCAAGAGATTCATCAATCAGGGAGTTTACCTCCCGCGGAAAATAACTTCACGCATCATACGCTGGAGAATATTTCAGCTGCAGGTTCGCAGACTCTGTTGCCAACCATCCTTGCAGACGTCGTCGACGCCTGGGGAAATACTACAACCTGCAGGCTGCTCTTGGACACTGGGTCCACAATCACCTTGGCGTCGGAATCATTTGTTCAGCGAATAGGCGTACGTCGAACGCACGCCCGGATTTCTATACTCGGTCTCGCAGCCAACAGTGCTGGCGTTACCCGAGGACGCGCACATATCAAGCTGCGCTCTCGTCATTCGGACCAAACTGTCGAACTGGTCTCGTTTATTCTCAATTCGCTGACATCATCACTCCCGGCCCAGGCTATTGACACCTCATCTTCTACGTGGAAGCAAATCTGCGAGCTTCCTTTGGCAGATCCCACATTCTGCACGCCAGGATCCATCGATGTCATCGTTGGATCAGATCAACTCTGGTCTCTTTATACTGGAGAACAGAAATGCTTTGGTAACGACACTCCTATCGCTCTGAATACTGTTTTTGGTTGGATTATTGCAGGCTCTTACAATGCATGCGATGATCACCTGACTTCAGCGGTTACTCATCACGCGGACCTCGACACGATGGTTCGCTCTTTCATGGAGATGGATAATATACATCCTAGCCAGGCTCTTTTGGACGCCAACGATCCAACAGAGCGTCATTTTGCTGCCACCCACACGCGCTTGGAGAACGGGGCTTACGTCGTCGAGTACCCCTTCAAGGAGCATGCGCCGCCTGTTGATTCAACTTTACCGCAGGCCATCAATCGCTTCCACTCGCTGGAACGCAAGTTTCGTCGATCTCCAGACTTGAAGCAGCAGTATGAAGCATTTCTGGACGACTACTTGCGACGTGGTCATATGGAACAGCTGACATCGGCTCAAATGGATGAGTCCCCAGAAACCTGCTTCTATCTGCCGCACCACGCTGTCATCAAACTGGACAGTCTGACTACGAAATGTCGCGTAGTTTTCGATGGATCGGGAAAGGACAGCTCTGGAGTGTCTCTCAATGATCGACTTCAAATTGGCCCACCCATTCAACGCGATCTTCTCGGCGTTTGTTTACGTTTCCGGCAGCACCCATATGTTTTCTGCGCGGATATCGAGAAGATGTTCCGAGGAATTCAAGTCTTCAAGCCGCACACCAATTATCAGCGCATTGTTTGGCGCAAGAACGAGAATGAACCACTGCTTCATTTTCGCCTGTTGACGGTCACCTACGGATTGGCGCCGTCACCATTTCTGGCTGTTCGAGTTCTTAAGCAACTAGCTGAGGATCACCGCCACGAGTTCCCCGCAGCAGCCCACGCGCTTCTACACGACGCTTATGTAGATGATATCCCAACAGGGTGCAACTCATTCGACGAGCTCATGATTCTCAAAAACGAGCTGATTCAACTGTTGGATAAGGCGCAATTCAAACTACGGAAATGGAGTTCCAACAGTTGGCGTCTTCTAAAATCATTGCCAGAAGAGGACCGATGTTATGAGCCTATCCAGCTCCTCAACAAATCAGCTGCGGATTCACCAATCAAAATTCTTGGCATCCAATGGAATCCCGGAAAGGACGTCATGTACCTCAATATCAAGGAGTGCGATCCGACCATTTCTCCGACGAAAAGGGAACTCTTGTCGCAGCTATCAAGAATCTATGACCCGCTTGGATTGGTAGCGCCAGTCACAGTTCTACTCAAGCTTATCTTCCAAGAAAGCTGGACAAGTGTTCTGCAATGGGATGACCCGATTCCTGAAACTCTACGCTCGCGCTGGAAGGCCTTGGTGGAGGATTTGCCAACACTTACGCAATGTCAAGTACCACGATACATTGCGTCACCATTCCAAGACGTTCAACTACACGGATTCGCCGACGCATCCGCGCAAGCCTACGGTGCG CACGAGCTGCTGGACAGATTCAGAAATTGTGCTACACTGGCTTTCAGCTCCCCCACGAAACTGGAACACATACGTCTGCAACCGAACGGCTGA
- the LOC138929515 gene encoding uncharacterized protein, which translates to MRVGGRIDKSTINFNAKHPILIPKDSPLAGLLVRHFHVSYLHTGVDATFTNLRQQYWILGARNLVRKAVFQCKRCFLQRKGTSNQIMGELPIPRVQASRCFQHTGLDYAGPIAIKESTGRTPRIGKAWFSIFVCLTTKAIHIEVVSDLTAKAFIAAFQRFIARRTKPTDLYSDNGTTFHGGKQTLDDMRRLVIEQSKDEELAGFFANEGISWHFIPPSAPHFGGMREAGVRSIKLHMRRILGSKALTFEELATVLTQIEAILNSRPLCPNGDNSLDPLTPAHFLTGAPYTALSEPCRLDMQINRLERWNQLQAMVQGFWKRWHMEYLTSLHERTKWHLETENLKIDTLVVLKEPNLPPSKWILGRISEVHAGSDDKVRVVTVKTAHGFYKRPITKIAVLPLC; encoded by the coding sequence ATGCGAGTCGGTGGAAGAATCGACAAATCGACAATCAACTTCAACGCCAAGCATCCAATCCTAATACCAAAGGATTCACCACTAGCTGGGCTCCTGGTTCGACATTTTCACGTTTCATATCTACACACTGGAGTTGATGCTACGTTCACCAACCTTCGTCAGCAGTACTGGATTCTGGGTGCACGCAATCTGGTCAGAAAGGCAGTTTTCCAATGCAAACGCTGCTTTCTTCAACGCAAAGGCACCAGTAACCAGATCATGGGAGAGCTGCCAATCCCTCGAGTTCAGGCTAGTCGCTGTTTCCAACATACAGGGCTGGATTACGCTGGACCGATCGCCATCAAGGAATCAACAGGACGAACTCCACGGATCGGAAAGGCAtggttttctatttttgtcTGCCTAACTACAAAGGCAATCCATATCGAGGTCGTCAGTGATCTGACTGCAAAGGCCTTCATCGCCGCCTTTCAACGATTTATTGCCCGACGAACAAAGCCCACCGATCTGTACTCGGACAACGGAACCACATTTCATGGCGGAAAGCAAACTTTGGACGACATGCGACGCCTAGTCATCGAACAATCAAAAGATGAGGAACTGGCTGGATTCTTCGCCAACGAAGGCATTTCTTGGCACTTCATACCTCCATCTGCCCCTCATTTTGGCGGAATGCGGGAAGCCGGCGTTCGTTCCATAAAACTTCATATGCGACGGATACTTGGATCCAAGGCTCTCACGTTTGAGGAACTAGCGACTGTTTTGACCCAAATTGAAGCCATCCTCAACTCTCGCCCACTGTGCCCAAATGGGGATAATTCGTTGGACCCGCTGACTCCCGCTCATTTCCTGACTGGAGCTCCTTATACTGCCCTCTCTGAACCCTGCCGTCTGGATATGCAAATCAATCGACTGGAGAGGTGGAATCAGCTGCAAGCTATGGTCCAAGGTTTCTGGAAACGGTGGCATATGGAATACCTGACATCGCTTCACGAAcgcacaaaatggcatctaGAAACTGAGAATCTGAAGATCGACACACTGGTGGTACTCAAGGAGCCTAATCTACCTCCCTCTAAATGGATTCTTGGACGCATCAGCGAGGTGCACGCAGGATCAGATGACAAAGTACGGGTCGTAACAGTAAAGACGGCCCATGGATTCTACAAACGCCCAATTACCAAAATTGCTGTCTTGCCTCTGTGCTGA